One genomic segment of Ricinus communis isolate WT05 ecotype wild-type chromosome 5, ASM1957865v1, whole genome shotgun sequence includes these proteins:
- the LOC8283754 gene encoding protein GLUTAMINE DUMPER 6 has translation MMRPTATSNSTTAAAAGFWHWSSPIPYLFGGLAVMLAFVTVSLIILACSYRKSLFNHESRDDDHEDKTGAKKVEVMVDSDEPKIVVIMAGDNNPTFLAKPKLKPKPEPEPEPEPVVCNCQKIEQV, from the coding sequence ATGATGAGACCTACAGCTACAAGCAACTCTACAACAGCAGCTGCTGCAGGATTTTGGCATTGGAGCTCTCCTATCCCTTACCTGTTTGGTGGGTTAGCAGTGATGTTGGCTTTCGTTACTGTGTCTTTGATAATTCTTGCATGCTCTTATAGGAAGTCTTTGTTCAATCATGAGTCGAGAGACGATGATCATGAAGACAAAACAGGTGCTAAGAAAGTGGAAGTAATGGTGGATTCTGATGAGCCAAAGATTGTTGTTATTATGGCTGGTGATAACAATCCTACTTTCTTGGCTAAGCCTAAGCTTAAGCCTAAACCTGAGCCTGAGCCTGAGCCAGAGCCTGTGGTTTGCAATTGCCAGAAGATTGAACAAGTTTAa